A stretch of Sphingobium yanoikuyae DNA encodes these proteins:
- a CDS encoding ribbon-helix-helix domain-containing protein: MSRKGSLLALRDRDAAPTPATAEPEGRAAAPSARSTGVGTGSSSSSSPVAPSRQGKKAMTGYFSPEMSFAMHMTARKHGMSLQDAMAEAFNDWLRKMGESPVGK, encoded by the coding sequence ATGAGCCGGAAGGGATCATTGCTTGCATTGCGGGATCGGGACGCAGCGCCGACGCCGGCGACGGCCGAGCCGGAGGGAAGGGCGGCCGCGCCGAGCGCCCGCAGCACTGGCGTAGGCACCGGCAGCAGTTCGAGCAGCAGCCCGGTTGCGCCGAGCCGTCAGGGCAAGAAGGCGATGACGGGCTATTTCAGCCCGGAAATGTCGTTCGCCATGCACATGACCGCCCGCAAGCACGGCATGAGCTTGCAGGACGCGATGGCCGAGGCGTTCAACGACTGGCTCCGAAAGATGGGGGAAAGTCCTGTAGGCAAGTGA